The stretch of DNA CAAGGTTCAATTGCACTTGCATTCAACCATGCGAGTGATGCAGTAAAAGATATTGCATCTAAACTAAAATAAATCCTCTATACTGTGCTCTTGACTGAGCATGGTATACGTATACCTACGCTAAGACTCTTTCTTGGAGTATCGTATCCCCCAACGTTTCATTTTCCACTTAACAATAATGATGAAGAGTTGTTTGATTGATATATGTGTTGTAGTATATGAAAACCATATAACATCTTCACACAAGAAAAGATGCTATATGTTATAAAACAGCAGGCTTCTATTCAGCGTTTTCTGTCTCAGCCTCTTCCGATACAGCTGCAGCTTTTTCAGCCTCGATCTTGGCAGCTCTCTCCTGCTTTGTCGCTTCATCTACTTTTTTGACGACAATAGTCCAGTCCACTTCGTTGAACTTGAGTGAATTCATCAAGTCATGCCCAGTTGCTTTGATCACATCAGCAGATTTTTGGATAGAAGTGAAATCCCCTACTTCAAAAAGGAAAATTCCCACTTCCCCTACTTTTAGTCCCTGATCAATAAGCTCGACCATTCTATCATAGAAATCATCTTTTAAGTGTCTTAAATCATATCTTTTCATGGTCTCTCCTTATCTGTCAACTTCACCGAATACGATGTTGGTAGAACCAATGATCGTAACGACGTCTGCTATATATGTACCAACAAGAAGCTCTTGAAGAAGTCCTGTATGGAAGAAACTCGGTGCTCTACACTTGAGCCTGTAAGCATACGGCTCACCCTCTGACTTGATATAGAACCCAAGTTCACCCTTTGGTGACTCTGTCGGACTGTACACTTCACCTTTAGGCGGTCTCATACCTTGAGTAACAAGTACAAAGTGCTGCATCAATGCATAGTTTTGTGTCATGATCTCTTCTTTTGGTGCTGAGATATACTGTGGTGAGTGTGCCATCAATTGAGGTTCAGTCTCAGCATACATAGGAATGAGCTGTCTGATGATTCTTGTGGATTGTCTTATCTCTTCCATATAGAGTCTATAACGTCCATATGAATCACATCTTTCACTCACCGGCACATCAAAGTCAAGCTCTGAATAGAGTTCGTACGGCTCTTCTTTTCTGATATCATACTTCACACCTGAACCTCTAAGCATTGGACCTGTACAACCCCATGAAAGTGCATCTTCAGCAGAGATAACCCCTACATCTTCCAAGCGCATTTTCCAGATACGATTTTCTGTAAGCAGTGCTTCATACGTATGCTCTACTTCATAGTCTACTTTGTCACAGAATGCTGCGATATTTTCTAGCCAACCTGCAGGCAGGTCAAGAGGCACACCACCGATACGTACTGCAGAGTGTGTCAATCTTGCACCACAATAGTCTTCCATTAAGTCCATCGCAAATTCACGTTCACGGAATGCATAAAGAAATACGGACATTGCACCGACATCCAGAGCATGCGTTGCAATGAAGAAAAGGTGTGAAATAACACGGTTAAGTTCAAGCAACATCGTTCTGATCACTTGTGCTCTTCTTGGTGCCTCTACCCCGATCAGTTTTTCAACCGCCAAAGCATAGGCATAGTTGTTTGAAGTTGAAGCAATATAGTCAAGTCTATCTGTCGTTGGTAAAAACTCGTTGTATGTCATGTTCTCCGCCATCTTCTCGATACCTCTATGAAGGTAACCGATGTCCGGATAAGCTTTTACTACTTGTTCACCGTCGAGTTCAAGCACAAGTCTTAACTGACCGTGTGCCGAAGGGTGCTGAGGACCAAAGTTGATAACCATTGTGTTGTCGTCACGCTCAAAGTTGAGGTTCTCAAAAAATGGCGTTAATTTATTAGCTACTTGCATCGGCTCCCCTATTTTCTTTCGTCTAATTGCTTAGCTGATTTTTTATTATAGTTCACTAAGAATGTTTCACTATATTCAACGGCTTGTTCTTTTTCACCTTCAGAAATATCCGCACCGAACGGTACTTCATATCCTACTCTTGAGAAACGTTTTGTATCGTGTCTGTCCACTTTTGCAGGATCTCTGTTTTCCGGTCCGATGATA from Sulfurovum xiamenensis encodes:
- the nuoD gene encoding NADH dehydrogenase (quinone) subunit D yields the protein MQVANKLTPFFENLNFERDDNTMVINFGPQHPSAHGQLRLVLELDGEQVVKAYPDIGYLHRGIEKMAENMTYNEFLPTTDRLDYIASTSNNYAYALAVEKLIGVEAPRRAQVIRTMLLELNRVISHLFFIATHALDVGAMSVFLYAFREREFAMDLMEDYCGARLTHSAVRIGGVPLDLPAGWLENIAAFCDKVDYEVEHTYEALLTENRIWKMRLEDVGVISAEDALSWGCTGPMLRGSGVKYDIRKEEPYELYSELDFDVPVSERCDSYGRYRLYMEEIRQSTRIIRQLIPMYAETEPQLMAHSPQYISAPKEEIMTQNYALMQHFVLVTQGMRPPKGEVYSPTESPKGELGFYIKSEGEPYAYRLKCRAPSFFHTGLLQELLVGTYIADVVTIIGSTNIVFGEVDR
- a CDS encoding NADH-ubiquinone oxidoreductase subunit E family protein → MKRYDLRHLKDDFYDRMVELIDQGLKVGEVGIFLFEVGDFTSIQKSADVIKATGHDLMNSLKFNEVDWTIVVKKVDEATKQERAAKIEAEKAAAVSEEAETENAE